CCTTATTCTTCTTAGTCGCTAAGCTCTCTTTAAGAGCAAAGATAGATGTATTAACTTTGCCCACAGCACACACAGAAATATGAATATTGTTTCTTAATAAAATTCCTCCTAAATCAGATTTATTAGAAATACCAGTTCGCAGCTTTTTTATAGTTGTTGATTTAATACCAAAGGCACTCAAAAAATCATAAGAAAAAGTATTTGCATCAAAAGGTTGTGTTGCTAAAGAAGAGACTTCTTCCTCGATTTCAACAGCATTCATAAGAAAATTAATTTCTCCTAATAAATCAATATATTACTTTTATTGAACATTCTATAAAAGATAGTCGCAAATAATTTCAGAGATTAATTAAATCTTACGCTGAAATCATTTCCCAGTTGGATTAAAGCCAGCAAAAACAAAATAGTACATTCGACCTCTTGCGAGCCCAATCAAGATATTGCACAATCAGGAACCAACTCACAAATCGGCACAACATCTAATGATGTACCGATGGGAAGCGAAATACCAGTTCCTTGGTCAATCACAGAAAGCCAGAGATTCATCTAATTGAATTGATTTTTCGCTAGATACAACTCCTCACAATTGAATCCAATGAAAGTTCTATCTCTCATAAGAGCTTTACCTTTTAATGCGCTTGAAATTATTCGACGCACTCCTCCTCTAGTTTTTGCCACAACAGTTTTATCAATTGGTGGGCTTATTGGATTTACAAGTGCATCAAAGATTTTAGTTGACGGTCTAAAACTTGCGGCGAACACAATCACAGTTACTGGAGCTAGTACAGAACGAATAGAAAGTGATTTTGCAAAATGGGACATCAAGGTTGAAACGATAGGAAATTCTCAGATTGATTCATATAAAAAACACAAAGTATCTATCGAAAAAACAATGACTTTCCTAGATCGTTATGACGTCAATAACAATGACTACCAATCAGTTGCTCTATTACCTGCCTCAACCTCAAAAGAAATAAACAAAAACCCTAAAACAGGTGAAATAATTTCTAAGAAATGGGTCACTACTCAATGGATCGAAATTGAAAGCAATGATGTTTTTAATATTGATCAAACATATAGACAAATGAGTGAATTACTTGGTAAAGGAGTTCTTGTAAGGCCAAGTCGACCAGAATTTACATACACAAAACTCCCAGCCAAACGAGTAGATATGCTTGCAAAAGCTACAAAGGATGCACATACAAGAGCTGAAGCTATTGTCTATCAAACGGGTTCAGAACTTGGCAGTGTAAGAAAGGTTAATACTGGCGTATTTCAAATCACAGTACCGAACTCAACAAGAGTGAGTAGTTGGGGGTCTTACGACACAAGCACAATCAAAAAAGACATCACTGCTGTGATGGGAGTCACATTCGAAGT
This is a stretch of genomic DNA from Prochlorococcus marinus str. MIT 0912. It encodes these proteins:
- a CDS encoding SIMPL domain-containing protein (The SIMPL domain is named for its presence in mouse protein SIMPL (signalling molecule that associates with mouse pelle-like kinase). Bacterial member BP26, from Brucella, was shown to assemble into a channel-like structure, while YggE from E. coli has been associated with resistance to oxidative stress.) yields the protein MKVLSLIRALPFNALEIIRRTPPLVFATTVLSIGGLIGFTSASKILVDGLKLAANTITVTGASTERIESDFAKWDIKVETIGNSQIDSYKKHKVSIEKTMTFLDRYDVNNNDYQSVALLPASTSKEINKNPKTGEIISKKWVTTQWIEIESNDVFNIDQTYRQMSELLGKGVLVRPSRPEFTYTKLPAKRVDMLAKATKDAHTRAEAIVYQTGSELGSVRKVNTGVFQITVPNSTRVSSWGSYDTSTIKKDITAVMGVTFEVN